The following are encoded in a window of Brettanomyces bruxellensis chromosome 9, complete sequence genomic DNA:
- the HHT1_1 gene encoding histone H3.1: MARTKQTARKSTGGKAPRKQLASKAARKSAPSTGGVKKPHRYKPGTVALREIRRFQKSTELLIRKLPFQRLVREIAQDFKTDLRFQSSAIGALQESVEAYLVSLFEDTNLCAIHAKRVTIQKKDIQLARRLRGERS; encoded by the coding sequence ATGGCTAGAACCAAGCAAACAGCAAGAAAGTCTACCGGTGGTAAGGCACCAAGAAAGCAGTTAGCTTCTAAGGCAGCTAGAAAGTCCGCTCCATCTACAGGTGGTGTTAAGAAGCCTCACAGATATAAGCCAGGTACTGTTGCTTTGAGAGAAATCAGAAGATTCCAGAAATCTACCGAGTTGTTGATCAGAAAGTTGCCATTCCAGAGATTGGTCAGAGAGATTGCTCAGGACTTCAAGACTGATTTGAGATTCCAGTCATCTGCTATTGGTGCTTTGCAGGAATCCGTTGAGGCTTACTTGGTTTCTCTATTTGAAGACACTAACTTGTGTGCTATTCATGCCAAGAGAGTTACCATCCAGAAGAAGGACATTCAGTTGGCTAGAAGATTGAGAGGTGAGAGATCGTGA
- the IDP1_2 gene encoding Isocitrate dehydrogenase [NADP], mitochondrial precursor (Oxalosuccinate decarboxylase), whose product MKNYDGDVESDVVAQGFGSLGLMTSVLVSADGKSFEAEAAHGTVTRHYRKYQKGEETSTNSIASIFAWTRGLRKRGELDNTPKVVQFAETLENAVIDTVMVDGKMTKDLALAKGSTERSAYVTTEEFIEAITKRLETEVKKAKL is encoded by the coding sequence ATGAAGAATTATGACGGCGATGTTGAATCTGATGTTGTAGCACAAGGATTTGGGTCCTTGGGATTGATGACTTCTGTGTTGGTCTCTGCCGATGGAAAAAGCTTCGAGGCTGAAGCCGCTCACGGCACGGTCACCAGACACTATcgaaaatatcaaaagGGTGAGGAAACTTCCACAAACTCCATTGCTTCCATTTTTGCGTGGACAAGAGGTCTTCGGAAGAGAGGAGAGTTGGATAACACTCCAAAAGTGGTGCAATTTGCAGAAACGTTGGAAAACGCAGTCATTGATACTGTTATGGTTGACGGAAAAATGACGAAGGATCTCGCCTTGGCCAAAGGAAGCACGGAAAGATCAGCCTATGTTACCACAGAGGAATTCATTGAAGCAATTACGAAACGCCTGGAAACAGAGGTAAAGAAAGCCAAGCtatga
- the HHF1_1 gene encoding Histone H4: MSGRGKGGKGLGKGGAKRHRKILRDNIQGITKPAIRRLARRGGVKRISALIYEEVRAVLKSFLENVIRDAVTYTEHAKRKTVTSLDVVYALKRQGRTLYGFGG, from the coding sequence ATGTCTGGTAGAGGTAAAGGTGGAAAAGGTTTAGGAAAAGGTGGCGCAAAGCGTCACAGAAAGATTCTAAGAGATAACATTCAGGGTATTACCAAGCCTGCCATCAGAAGATTGGCAAGAAGAGGTGGTGTCAAGAGAATCTCCGCTTTGATTTACGAGGAAGTTAGAGCTGTTCTTAAATCCTTCCTTGAAAACGTCATCAGAGATGCCGTTACTTACACTGAGCACGCCAAGAGAAAGACTGTTACTTCATTGGATGTTGTTTACGCTTTGAAGAGACAGGGAAGAACTCTTTACGGTTTTGGTGGTTGA
- the IDP2 gene encoding NADP-dependent isocitrate dehydrogenase, with protein sequence MPADKIQVKTPIVDMDGDEMTRIIWKLIKDKLIFPYLDIKLDYYDLGIENRDFTNDKVTVDSALATKKYGVAVKCATITPDEARVKEFGLKKMWMSPNGTIRNILGGTIFREPIVINNIPRIIPHWEKPIVIGRHAFGDQYQCTNIVTPDCGGDLTLTFNPSDGGKKIEIPVYHFDGKGCSLVMYNTAKSILGFAKASFKMALSRNMPLYLATKNTILKKYDGLFKDIFQNMYEGEYKEKFKQAGIWYEHRLIDDMWHR encoded by the coding sequence atgccgGCAGATAAAATACAAGTTAAAACTCCAATTGTGGATATGGATGGGGATGAAATGACAAGAATTATCTGGAAGCTCATCAAAGACAAATTGATTTTCCCATATCTAGATATAAAGTTGGattattatgatttagGAATTGAGAATAGAGATTTCACAAATGATAAGGTCACCGTTGATTCTGCATTGGcgacaaaaaaatatggggTCGCTGTAAAGTGTGCAACAATCACACCCGACGAAGCcagagtaaaggaattTGGCCTTAAGAAAATGTGGATGTCTCCAAATGGTACCAttagaaatattttggGAGGAACGATATTTAGAGAGCCGATTGTGATAAATAATATTCCTAGGATAATACCACATTGGGAGAAACCGATAGTGATTGGCAGGCATGCCTTCGGTGATCAATATCAGTGCACCAATATCGTAACACCAGATTGTGGTGGCGATCTAACGCTAACTTTTAATCCTAGCGATGgaggcaaaaaaatagaaattcCAGTCTATCATTTTGATGGTAAAGGATGCTCTTTGGTTATGTACAACACTGCAAAATCGATTCTTGGATTTGCAAAGGCCTCATTCAAAATGGCATTGAGTAGAAACATGCCATTATACCTTGCAACCAAAAATACAATTCTTAAGAAGTACGACGGTCTTTTTAAGGACATATTTCAGAACATGTATGAAGGTgaatataaagaaaagttCAAGCAAGCAGGAATTTGGTATGAGCATCGTTTGATTGATGATATGTGGCACAGATGA